A genomic window from Bos javanicus breed banteng chromosome 13, ARS-OSU_banteng_1.0, whole genome shotgun sequence includes:
- the SLC4A11 gene encoding solute carrier family 4 member 11 isoform X8 encodes MCSTDSQALLGGSLLVVVGAPGYLKCDTDDASETREESLRDEAFDTVNSSIVSGESIRFFVNVNLEVQPTQSAESESPGGYGLLHTSRKYLKLKNFEEEIRAHRDLDGFLARARIILDETATSLDDVLRAMLSRLAQDPYNTEPDCNLDLLTAMLFTDAGAPMEGKAVHLLSDTIQGVTATVTGVQYQQSWICILCTSKALLRRHVCISRLDRPQNWGENSCEVRFVILVLAPPKMKSTKTATEVGRTFATMMLDITFRQKLLKTRTEEEFKEALVHQRQLLTVMSHCPSISMDYSTSSICIVRHPQPPRQKDFLPMGKGIQEDIARRFPVYPLDFTDGIIGKNKAVGKYITTTLFLYFACLLPTIAFGSLNDENTNGAIDVQKTVAGQGIGGLLYALFSGQPLVVLLTTAPLALYINVIRGICDDYNLDFSTFYAWTGLWNSFFLTLYALFNLSLVMSLFKRSTEEIIALFISITFVLDAIKGTVKIFQKYYYGHDTALFKDEPSLVSLLGLNSSLHTALNTSFLTSPPELTSTGSQDPEPLARDTAVLSLLIMLGTLWLSYTLYQLKKSPYLNPYVRELLSDCALPISVLTFSLISSYGFQEIKMVKFRYSPSNSLFEIAEMHSLSLVAISSAMGLGFLLSMLFFIEQNLVAALANAPQNRLVKGTAYHWDLLLIAIINTGLSLFGLPWIHAAYPHSLLHVRALALVEEHVENGHIYETIVNVKETRLTSLGASILVGFSLLLLPFPLQWIPKPVLYGLFLYLALTSIDGNQLFQRMVLLLKDQTSYPPTHYIRRVPQRKIHYFTGLQVLQLLLLCAFGMSPLLYMKMVFPLIMIAMIPIRYNVLPQIIEAKYLDAMDAEH; translated from the exons ATGTGTAGCACTGACAGCCAGGCCCTCTTGGGGGGGTCTCTCTTGGTGGTGGTTGGGGCTCCAGGCTACCTCAAGTGTGACACAGATGATGCCTCTGAAACCCGTGAGGAGAGCCTGAGAGATGAGGCCTTCGACACGGTCAACTCCTCCATTGTGTCTGGCGAAAGCATCCGCTTTTTTGTCAACGTCAACCTCGAGGTGCAGCCTACCCAGTCTG CAGAGAGTGAATCACCTGGCGGCTATGGGCTCCTACACACCTCCCGCAAG TACCTGAAGTTAAAGAACTTTGAGGAAGAGATCCGTGCACACCGGGACTTAGATGGCTTCCTGGCACGGGCCAGAATCATCCTGGACGAAACGGCCACCTCCCTGGATGACGTGCTGCGGGCTATGCTGTCCCGCTTAGCCCAAGACCCCTACAACACGGAGCCAGACTGCAACCTGGACCTGCTCACGGCCATGCTCTTCACTGACGCAGGGGCTCCCATGGAGGGCAAAG CAGTTCACCTGCTGTCGGACACCATCCAAGGGGTCACTGCCACAGTAACGGGGGTACAATACCAGCAGTCATGGATCTGCATCCT cTGTACCTCCAAGGCCCTGCTGAGGCGACACGTGTGCATCAGCCGCCTGGACCGCCCACAGAACTGGGGGGAGAATTCCTGTGAGGTGCGGTTTGTCATCCTGGTGCTGGCCCCACCCAAGATG AAAAGCACCAAGACCGCCACTGAAGTGGGGCGCACATTTGCCACCATGATGTTAGACATCACTTTCCGCCAGAAGCTCCTGAAGACCCGCACAGAGGAGGAATTCAAAGAGGCCCTGGTCCATCAGAGACAGCTGCTCACCGTAATGAGCCACTGTCCGAGTATcagcatggactacagcacaagCTCCATCTGCATCGTCAGACACCCACAG CCCCCAAGGCAGAAGGACTTCCTCCCCATGGGGAAGGGCATCCAGGAGGACATCGCCCGCAGGTTCCCCGTGTACCCTCTGGACTTCACCGACG GCATCATCGGGAAAAACAAGGCTGTGGGCAAATACATCACCACCACCCTGTTCCTCTACTTCGCCTGCCTTCTGCCCACGATTGCTTTTGGGTCCCTCAATGATGAGAACACAAATGGAGCCATCG ACGTGCAGAAGACCGTGGCCGGGCAGGGCATCGGAGGCCTCCTGTACGCGCTCTTCTCTGGGCAGCCACTGGTGGTGCTGCTGACGACCGCGCCCCTGGCCCTCTACATCAACG TGATCCGTGGCATCTGCGATGACTATAATCTGGACTTCAGTACCTTCTATGCGTGGACAGGCCTGTGGAACAGTTTCTTCCTCACGCTTTATGCCCTCTTCAACCTCAGCCTGGTCATGAGTCTTTTCAAGAG GTCAACAGAGGAGATCATTGCCTTGTTCATTTCTATCACGTTCGTCCTAGATGCTATCAAGGGCACAGTCAAAA TCTTCCAGAAGTACTACTATGGCCATGACACTGCACTCTTCAAAGATGAGCCCTCCTTGGTGAGCCTGCTGGGCCTCAACAGTAGcctccacactgccctcaacaccAGCTTTCTGACCAGCCCACCGGAGCTAACTTCAACGGGCAGCCAGGACCCCGAGCCCCTGGCCCGGGATACggctgtgctcagccttcttatcaTGCTGGGCACGCTCTGGCTGAGCTACACCCTCTACCAGTTGAAGAAGAG CCCCTACCTGAACCCCTATGTGCGTGAGCTCCTGTCAGACTGCGCCTTGCCCATTTCGGTGCTTACCTTCTCTCTCATCTCTTCCTACGGCTTCCAGGAGATTAAGA TGGTCAAGTTTCGCTACAGCCCGAGTAACAGCCTGTTCGAGATAGCCGAGATGCACTCGCTATCCCTGGTGGCCATCAGCAGCGCCATGGGCCTCGGCTTCCTCCTCTCCATGCTCTTCTTCATAGAGCAGAACCTGGTGGCTGCCTTGGCCAACGCCCCACAGAACAG GCTGGTGAAGGGCACTGCCTACCACTGGGACCTCCTGCTCATCGCCATCATCAATACTGGGCTGTCTCTGTTTGGGCTGCCCTGGATCCACGCTGCCTACCCCCACTCCCTGCTGCACGTGCGAGCACTGGCTTTGGTGGAGGAGCATGTGGAGAACGGGCACATTTACGAGAC GATTGTGAACGTGAAGGAGACACGGCTGACCTCCCTGGGTGCCAGCATCCTGGTGGGCTtctccctcctgctgctgcccttCCCACTACAGTGGATCCCCAAGCCTGTGCTCTACGGCCTCTTCCTCTACCTCGCGCTCACCTCCATCGACGGCAACCAGCTGTTTCAGCGCATGGTGCTGCTGCTCAAGGACCAG ACGTCATACCCACCCACCCACTACATCCGGAGGGTGCCCCAGAGGAAGATCCACTACTTCACAGGCCTGCAggtcctgcagctgctgctgctctgtgccTTTGGCATGAGCCCACTGCTCTACATGAAGATGGTCTTTCCCCTCATCATGATTGCCATGATCCCCATTCG CTACAACGTGCTGCCCCAAATCATTGAAGCCAAGTACTTGGATGCCATGGATGCTGAACACTGA